One genomic window of Luteitalea pratensis includes the following:
- a CDS encoding esterase family protein, whose translation MERQYHQWFSPRLGFDMGLVSYGHYGTPLLAFPTSGGDEWEMEGQGMIRTLSPYIEQGRIKVFGVRSVSDASFYNRGAHPFHRSWMQKQYDEYIRWEVVPFIHDHCKGIPPIAVMGASLGAYHAANSAFKHPDTFKWCFAMSGVYDMRRFMDGMYDDNFYFNNPMDYLGATTDPWFYQQIATSQVHLATGSGAWEKPEETYRFAALLRHRNIPHHLDDWGPQGGHDWPYWHHMMWEYIGRTF comes from the coding sequence ATGGAGCGCCAGTACCACCAGTGGTTTTCGCCCCGCCTCGGCTTCGACATGGGGCTCGTCTCGTACGGCCACTACGGCACGCCGCTGCTCGCCTTTCCGACGAGCGGCGGCGATGAGTGGGAGATGGAGGGTCAGGGCATGATCCGCACCCTCTCGCCGTACATCGAGCAGGGGCGCATCAAGGTCTTCGGCGTGCGCTCGGTGTCCGACGCGTCCTTCTACAACCGCGGCGCCCACCCGTTCCACCGCAGCTGGATGCAGAAGCAGTACGACGAGTACATCCGCTGGGAGGTCGTGCCGTTCATCCACGACCACTGCAAGGGCATCCCGCCCATCGCCGTCATGGGCGCCTCGCTCGGCGCGTACCATGCCGCCAACAGTGCCTTCAAGCACCCCGACACCTTCAAGTGGTGCTTCGCGATGTCGGGCGTGTACGACATGCGCCGCTTCATGGACGGGATGTACGACGACAACTTCTACTTCAACAACCCGATGGACTACCTCGGGGCGACGACCGATCCCTGGTTCTACCAGCAGATCGCCACCTCGCAGGTACACCTCGCCACCGGCTCCGGCGCGTGGGAGAAGCCGGAAGAGACCTACCGCTTCGCCGCGCTGCTGCGTCACCGCAACATCCCGCACCACCTCGATGACTGGGGCCCGCAGGGCGGGCACGACTGGCCGTACTGGCACCACATGATGTGGGAGTACATTGGGCGAACCTTCTAG
- a CDS encoding circularly permuted type 2 ATP-grasp protein: protein MPDPIQTWMSLLGQGGELTEAYWDAHAQHMRDARLMFGDRLSCPFLRPLFMDAHGEARQRAACEVIALVAERIIREAMKDEALLGAFGLSDAERAMVAIDPGYAYASTASRLDSFLLPHSLMFAEYNAESPAGFGYTETLAAVFEQLPIMDRFREHFDAQPYLMMDTMLEALIASYRDWGGTAPAPRIVITDFRGVPTWSEFEILAHRFTACGVPTLIADPRDLELVNGRLVVYGQAVDLVYRRALVNDLVARPDDTRVLVQAYRDRLACVANTFRCKIPHKKSFFAVLTDEAHAARFSADEHAVIRAHVPWTRVVAERRTRNSGGDDVDLAAFIRDQRDRLVLKPTDDFGGHGVTLGWETDEAAWDTTLRAALAAPGGSWIVQERIPIRREPFPMVENNPHRVTNRDMLVDCAPYIFRGKVCGFLTRLSASGLANVTSGGGQVPAFRVAARP, encoded by the coding sequence ATGCCCGATCCGATTCAGACCTGGATGTCGCTGCTCGGGCAGGGCGGCGAGCTCACCGAGGCGTACTGGGACGCGCATGCGCAGCACATGCGTGACGCACGCCTGATGTTCGGCGATCGCCTGAGCTGTCCGTTCCTGCGTCCGCTCTTCATGGACGCACACGGTGAGGCGCGCCAGCGGGCGGCGTGTGAAGTCATCGCCCTCGTCGCCGAGCGGATCATCCGCGAGGCAATGAAAGACGAAGCGCTGCTCGGCGCGTTCGGCCTGTCGGATGCGGAGCGGGCGATGGTCGCGATCGATCCCGGCTACGCGTACGCCAGCACGGCCAGCCGCCTGGATTCGTTCCTCCTGCCCCACTCGCTGATGTTTGCCGAGTACAACGCCGAGTCACCGGCAGGCTTCGGCTACACCGAGACGCTCGCCGCGGTGTTCGAGCAATTGCCGATCATGGACCGGTTCCGCGAGCACTTCGATGCGCAGCCGTACCTGATGATGGACACGATGCTCGAGGCGTTGATCGCGAGCTACCGCGACTGGGGCGGCACCGCGCCAGCGCCACGGATCGTCATCACCGACTTCCGGGGCGTGCCGACGTGGAGCGAGTTCGAGATCCTCGCCCACCGGTTCACGGCCTGTGGCGTGCCGACGCTGATCGCCGACCCACGCGATCTGGAGCTCGTGAACGGCCGGCTGGTGGTGTACGGCCAGGCAGTGGACCTGGTGTATCGGCGTGCGCTCGTGAACGACCTCGTCGCGCGCCCCGACGACACGCGCGTGCTCGTGCAGGCCTACCGCGATCGCCTCGCGTGCGTGGCCAACACCTTCCGCTGCAAGATCCCGCACAAGAAGTCGTTCTTCGCGGTGCTCACCGACGAGGCACACGCGGCACGCTTCAGCGCCGACGAGCACGCCGTCATCCGCGCCCACGTGCCATGGACCCGCGTCGTGGCAGAACGCCGCACTCGCAACAGCGGGGGCGACGACGTCGACCTGGCCGCGTTCATTCGCGACCAGCGCGATCGGCTCGTGCTCAAGCCGACCGACGACTTCGGCGGTCATGGCGTGACGCTCGGGTGGGAGACCGACGAGGCAGCCTGGGACACCACGCTGCGCGCGGCGCTCGCGGCGCCGGGCGGATCGTGGATCGTGCAGGAGCGGATCCCCATCAGGCGTGAACCGTTCCCGATGGTCGAGAACAACCCGCACCGGGTGACCAACCGCGACATGCTGGTCGACTGCGCGCCCTACATCTTCCGCGGCAAGGTGTGCGGGTTCCTGACCCGCCTCAGCGCGTCGGGTCTCGCCAACGTCACGAGCGGCGGTGGACAAGTGCCGGCGTTCAGGGTCGCTGCGCGCCCTTGA
- a CDS encoding ATP-grasp domain-containing protein gives MKIGLLVGREYSFPPAFIDKVNQLGQAHGITAEYVTLSGSPMDEPQRYKVIVDRISHEVEYYRGFLKLAVLSGTYVINNPFWWTADDKFFNYALMARLGVAIPRTVLLPQKAYPQDVDIQPASLRNMGYPLDWDGLLDYTGRPAILKPFSGGGWKHVYKVHTREELLAAYDGTAPYCMTLQQFVHFDKYVRCFTFGKHDILPVVYDPHARQYLIQHDYLSAEVGARVVKDAQTINEALGYEMNTIEFGIENDVPYAIDFLNPAPDFERDRITPFYFEMVVDKMARLCIDRALNGHQSNMFPKWEQMLGLGSASGFVGSPVP, from the coding sequence ATGAAAATCGGGCTGCTGGTCGGTCGCGAGTACAGCTTTCCACCGGCATTCATCGACAAGGTCAACCAGCTCGGACAGGCGCACGGCATCACGGCCGAGTACGTGACGCTCAGCGGCTCACCGATGGACGAGCCGCAGCGCTACAAGGTCATCGTCGATCGCATCTCGCACGAGGTGGAGTACTACCGCGGCTTCCTCAAGCTGGCCGTGCTCAGCGGCACCTACGTGATCAACAACCCGTTCTGGTGGACCGCCGACGACAAATTCTTCAACTACGCGTTGATGGCGCGGCTCGGCGTGGCGATCCCGCGCACGGTGCTGTTGCCGCAGAAGGCGTATCCCCAGGACGTCGACATCCAGCCGGCGTCGTTGCGCAACATGGGATACCCGCTCGACTGGGACGGGTTGCTCGACTACACGGGGCGGCCGGCCATCCTGAAGCCGTTCTCGGGTGGTGGCTGGAAGCATGTGTACAAGGTGCATACGCGCGAGGAACTGCTGGCGGCCTACGACGGCACGGCGCCGTACTGCATGACGCTGCAGCAGTTCGTCCACTTCGACAAGTACGTCCGCTGCTTCACGTTCGGCAAGCACGACATCCTGCCGGTGGTGTACGACCCGCATGCGCGCCAATACCTCATCCAGCACGACTATCTGTCTGCCGAGGTCGGCGCACGCGTGGTCAAGGACGCGCAGACGATCAACGAGGCCCTCGGCTACGAGATGAACACGATCGAGTTCGGGATCGAGAACGACGTCCCGTACGCGATCGACTTCCTCAACCCGGCGCCCGATTTCGAACGTGATCGGATCACGCCGTTCTACTTCGAGATGGTCGTCGACAAGATGGCGCGGCTCTGCATCGACCGGGCGCTGAACGGACACCAAAGCAACATGTTCCCGAAGTGGGAACAGATGCTCGGCCTGGGCTCGGCGTCGGGTTTCGTCGGCTCTCCCGTTCCGTAG
- a CDS encoding FAD-binding oxidoreductase produces MSIAARAPRGALSPDLFDVSPESIAAHLEDAAHYPGGHADAVARPRTETDVAAVLADGRSVLAVGAQSSLTGGATPSGAIVLSTARLTAIETPVDGLVKVGAGVVLATLLEDLSRHGVDFPPVPTFLGATVGGIVATNAAGAATFKYGTTREWIDGLTVVFAGGDVIDIRRGDHILDDSWTFVIDGPAGSRVVPVPTYVMPDVVKRSAGYHAAPGMDLVDLFIGAEGTLGIITAAVLRLQAARAGLCYALVPLVDEPRALALVAELRDASRETWRSGDAAGIDVAAIEHMDGRSLQILAEDGADRKYEVTWPASAGLLLLIQLELPLLTQEQAYEQISAALDEDAPDTPLARFCRVLDRHGVLDDTELALPGDRRRAEQLLGVREAVPAGVNARVGRAKRDIDARIAKTAADMVVPFEQFGEMMDIYRAGFARRGLDVATWGHVSDGNVHPNVLPRSYEDVEAGKAAILEFGVEVARLGGCPLAEHGVGRHPVKQALLRQLYGETGIDQMRAVKRALDPQGQLAPGVLFS; encoded by the coding sequence GTGTCGATTGCAGCTCGCGCCCCTCGCGGCGCACTCTCCCCGGACCTCTTCGACGTCAGCCCCGAGTCCATCGCGGCCCATCTCGAGGACGCCGCACATTACCCGGGCGGCCATGCCGACGCGGTGGCTCGACCGCGAACCGAGACCGATGTCGCTGCCGTCCTTGCCGACGGGCGTTCCGTCCTCGCCGTCGGTGCCCAGTCTTCTCTGACCGGCGGCGCGACGCCAAGCGGAGCCATCGTCCTCTCCACCGCTCGGTTGACCGCCATCGAGACGCCCGTCGACGGCCTGGTGAAGGTCGGCGCGGGCGTCGTACTGGCGACATTGCTCGAGGACCTGTCCCGACATGGCGTCGACTTCCCGCCAGTGCCAACCTTTCTCGGCGCAACGGTCGGCGGCATCGTCGCCACCAACGCGGCCGGGGCGGCGACCTTCAAGTACGGCACCACCCGGGAGTGGATCGACGGCCTTACCGTCGTGTTTGCGGGTGGCGACGTCATCGACATCCGTCGCGGCGATCACATCCTCGATGACTCGTGGACGTTCGTCATCGACGGACCGGCGGGTTCTCGTGTCGTGCCCGTGCCGACATACGTGATGCCTGACGTGGTCAAGCGGTCGGCGGGCTACCATGCCGCGCCGGGCATGGACCTCGTGGACCTGTTCATCGGGGCCGAGGGGACGCTGGGGATCATCACCGCGGCCGTGCTGCGGTTGCAGGCCGCGCGAGCAGGCCTCTGCTACGCCCTGGTCCCGCTCGTCGATGAACCGCGCGCCCTCGCATTGGTCGCGGAGTTGCGCGATGCATCGCGCGAGACGTGGCGGTCGGGCGACGCGGCCGGGATCGATGTCGCGGCCATCGAGCACATGGACGGCCGGTCGCTGCAAATCCTCGCGGAGGATGGGGCGGACCGCAAGTACGAGGTCACCTGGCCCGCGTCTGCGGGACTTCTGTTGCTGATCCAGCTCGAATTGCCGCTGCTCACGCAGGAGCAGGCGTACGAGCAGATCAGCGCCGCCCTCGACGAGGATGCGCCAGACACACCGCTGGCGCGCTTCTGTCGTGTGCTCGATCGGCACGGCGTGCTCGACGACACGGAACTGGCGTTGCCGGGCGATCGCAGGCGGGCCGAACAGTTGCTCGGCGTCCGCGAGGCCGTGCCCGCCGGCGTCAACGCCCGCGTCGGGCGCGCCAAGCGCGACATCGACGCACGTATCGCCAAGACCGCGGCCGACATGGTCGTGCCCTTCGAGCAGTTCGGCGAGATGATGGACATCTACCGCGCCGGCTTCGCGCGCCGCGGCCTCGACGTGGCGACATGGGGACACGTCTCGGACGGCAACGTGCACCCCAACGTGCTGCCGCGGAGCTACGAGGACGTCGAAGCCGGCAAGGCGGCGATCCTCGAGTTCGGGGTCGAAGTGGCCCGCCTCGGCGGATGCCCGCTGGCCGAGCACGGCGTCGGCCGCCATCCCGTCAAGCAGGCGCTGCTGCGACAGCTCTACGGCGAGACGGGCATCGATCAGATGCGCGCCGTCAAGCGTGCGCTCGATCCGCAGGGGCAACTGGCACCGGGCGTGCTGTTCAGCTGA